One genomic region from Salvelinus sp. IW2-2015 unplaced genomic scaffold, ASM291031v2 Un_scaffold1028, whole genome shotgun sequence encodes:
- the tpo gene encoding thyroid peroxidase — protein MAGHFNLIKYAIVYCAILVRFLSDEASNSKRASFDYGGLLFSSFQESLQMVDTALCHTRTERGTLRSPMQLFSFLRQAEPETQEISRAAEVFDTTLFILKDRASRRHKRALVASELLSLEDLALIADLSGCPPPVLPAFCHNDCLANKYRSISGVCNNRHKPFWGTANSALARWLPAEYEDGERQPKGWNHGQLYNGFQLPPVHEVSKKILQSSSKPMLLDAVYCQMLVDWGQYIDHDISFTPQSTSRAAFLGGLDCLKTCENINPCFPIETFPDDKLSGNRSCVPFFRSSPACFSGNAQAATADIKHALQRQQMNSITSFLDASTVYGHTPYLQSALRDLSNSEGRLAVNSRFTDRSGRPYLPFVPNTPSPCFQDPGDPQGERVDCFLAGDSRVNEVLTLVALHTLWMREHNRIAEALNGLNPHWSSEVIYQEARKIIGALHQIITTRDYVPKIIGKKAFDLYIGPYGGYDPTTEPSASNVFSTAAFRFGHATIPSVLRRLNQSFQEHERFSSLSLHKTFFSPWRLVKEGGLEPVLRGLLGTPATAVTPENLLTEELTERLVVLTVPGGLDLAALNLQRGRDHGLPGYNDWRTFCGLDRIATQDDFREVVKDASVVGKIMDLFRHPDNIDVWLGGLVEEPLSGSRTGPLFSCLIGKQIKMIRDGDRFWWESEGVFTQGQRVELLRHSLSRVICDNSEVKEAPLDPFRFGKYPDGFLLCDNIPWMNLEAWREEPSPDNFS, from the exons ATGGCTGGGCATTTCAACCTGATTAAATATGCCATTGTATACTGCGCAATTCTCGTGAGGTTTTTAAGTGACGAGGCCAGCAACTCCAAAC GAGCATCGTTTGACTATGGGGGATTACTCTTTTCCTCTTTTCAAGAAAGCCTTCAGATGGTGGACACAGCATTATGTCACACCAGGACAGA GCGAGGCACACTCCGGtccccaatgcagctgttttcatTTCTCCGGCAAGCAGAGCCTGAGACCCAAGAGATTTCCAGAGCTGCAGAGGTGTTTGACACAACTTTATTTATTCTGAAGGACAGAGCCAGCCGGAGACATAAAAGGGCTCTTGTTGCATCAG AGCTCCTTTCATTGGAGGACTTGGCGCTGATTGCAGACCTGTCAGGTTGTCCTCCACCCGTTCTCCCAGCCTTCTGTCACAACGATTGCCTCGCCAACAAGTACCGTTCCATATCTGGAGTCTGCAATAATAG GCACAAGCCTTTCTGGGGCACAGCCAACAGTGCCTTGGCCAGATGGCTTCCGGCAGAATATGAAGACGGAGAAAGACAACCAAAGGGCTGGAACCATGGGCAACTATATAATGGCTTCCAACTTCCCCCG GTACATGAAGTCAGCAAGAAAATACTGCAGAGCTCCAGCAAACCCATGTTGCTAGATGCTGTTTATTGTCAGATGCTAGTGGACTGGGGCCAGTACATCGACCATGACATATCCTTCACTCCTCAAAGCACAAGCAGAGCTGCTTTCTTGGGAGGACTGGACTGTTTAAAGACGTGTGAAAACATAAACCCCTGTTTCCCTATTGAG ACATTCCCTGATGACAAACTGTCTGGGAACAGAAGCTGTGTGCCTTTCTTTCGTTCGTCGCCAGCCTGCTTCTCCGGTAATGCACAGGCTGCGACGGCGGACATCAAACACGCGCTACARCGTCAACAAATGAACTCAATCACGTCTTTCCTGGATGCATCCACTGTATACGGCCACACCCCATATTTACAGAGTGCCCTTCGAGACCTCTCAAACTCTGAGGGTCGGCTGGCTGTCAACAGCAGATTCACTGACCGTAGTGGCAGACCCTACCTGCCTTTTGTCCCCAACACCCCGTCTCCATGCTTCCAAGATCCAGGGGATCCTCAGGGGGAAAGGGTGGATTGTTTCCTGGCTGGGGACAGCAGGGTGAATGAGGTTCTGACTCTGGTGGCTCTACACACGTTGTGGATGAGGGAACACAATAGAATCGCAGAGGCCTTGAATGGCCTCAACCCACACTGGAGCTCAGAGGTTATTTACCAAGAGGCCCGCAAGATCATCGGAGCTCTGCACCAG ATTATAACCACCAGGGATTATGTTCCCAAAATCATTGGAAAAAAGGCTTTTGATCTTTACATTGGTCCCTATGGGGGCTATGATCCAACTACAGAGCCCTCAGCCTCCAATGTGTTCTCTACTGCTGCATTCCGATTCGGCCATGCCACTATTCCCTCAGTTCTCCGGAGACTCAACCAGAGCTTCCAGGAACATGAACGCTTCTCCTCTTTGAGTCTGCATAAGACTTTCTTCAGTCCCTGGCGACTCGTCAAAGAGG GTGGACTAGAGCCAGTCCTCCGAGGTCTGTTGGGGACGCCGGCCACTGCAGTGACCCCAGAAAACCTACTGACAGAGGAGCTGACAGAGAGACTGGTTGTGCTTACTGTCCCAGGGGGTTTGGACTTGGCCGCACTCAACCTGCAGAGGGGACGTGATCATGGACTTCCAG GTTACAATGACTGGAGGACGTTCTGTGGCCTTGACAGAATAGCGACTCAAGACGACTTCAGAGAAGTTGTAAAGGATGCAAGTGTTGTTGGGAAGATCATGGACCTGTTTAGACATCCTGACAACATTGACGTGTGGCTAGGAGGACTGGTAGAGGAACCTCTGTCTGGCTCCAGGACTGGTCCACTCTTTTCATGTCTCATTGGAAAACAGATAAAGATGATTCGAGATGGGGACAG gttcTGGTGGGAGAGTGAGGGTGTGTTTACACAGGGTCAGAGGGTGGAACTTCTAAGGCACTCTCTATCTCGCGTGATCTGTGACAACAGTGAAGTGAAAGAGGCCCCCCTTGACCCCTTCAGGTTTGGGAAATACCCTGACGGTTTTCTCTTGTGTGACAATATACCATGGATGAACTTGGAGGCCTGGAGAGAGGAGCCTAGCCCAG ACAACTTCAGCTAA